A DNA window from Impatiens glandulifera chromosome 7, dImpGla2.1, whole genome shotgun sequence contains the following coding sequences:
- the LOC124944824 gene encoding nuclear transcription factor Y subunit C-1-like — protein sequence MENNQQNQQLNQQLSQQQHQQQQHQPQQHHQPQQQQHHQPRQTGMPPPPMPYPTHNPYHHILQHQKQQLQRFWNLQRQEIEQTTDFKTHKLPLARIKKIMKADEDVRMISAEAPVLFSKACEMFILELTYRSWLHAEENKRRTLQKNDIAAAITRSDIFDFLVDIVPREENRDDGTHGIEGIMSAAGAASSSDPYYYPHMGQDQQPQTSVMMGRSPMPTMQTLPPLPPMPPMQTMPTMPMVDPGMYAQPPSQAWQSVWQTGVDDGPYGDCGNMGPDLDDGHGHGHAYVFSFSLL from the coding sequence ATGGAGAATAACCAGCAAAACCAGCAGCTCAACCAGCAGCTCAGCCAGCAGCAGCACCAGCAACAACAACACCAGCCACAGCAGCACCACCAGCCACAGCAACAGCAACACCACCAGCCACGGCAGACCGGAATGCCTCCTCCTCCGATGCCATATCCAACCCACAATCCTTACCACCACATTCTTCAGCATCAAAAACAACAACTTCAGCGTTTCTGGAACCTTCAGAGGCAAGAAATCGAACAAACTACCGACTTCAAAACCCACAAACTTCCCTTAGCCCGAATCAAGAAGATCATGAAAGCTGATGAAGATGTTCGAATGATATCGGCTGAAGCACCTGTTCTGTTCTCCAAAGCATGTGAGATGTTCATCCTTGAACTAACTTATCGATCCTGGCTGCATGCAGAGGAAAACAAACGGCGTACTCTTCAGAAGAACGACATTGCTGCTGCGATTACTCGCTCTGACATCTTCGATTTCCTTGTTGACATTGTTCCACGTGAAGAGAACAGGGATGATGGTACTCATGGGATTGAAGGGATTATGAGCGCTGCTGGTGCTGCTAGCAGCAGCGATCCTTATTACTACCCTCATATGGGTCAAGACCAGCAGCCGCAAACTAGTGTTATGATGGGACGTTCTCCAATGCCCACAATGCAGACCCTACCCCCATTGCCCCCAATGCCCCCAATGCAGACAATGCCAACCATGCCTATGGTCGATCCGGGGATGTATGCTCAGCCGCCGTCCCAGGCATGGCAGTCGGTTTGGCAGACAGGGGTCGATGATGGCCCGTATGGAGATTGTGGGAATATGGGACCGGATCTCGATGATGGTCATGGACATGGACATGCGTatgttttctctttctctttactTTAA
- the LOC124944516 gene encoding thylakoid lumenal 17.9 kDa protein, chloroplastic-like produces the protein MTCIHLLLFPPLTQTKIVKRFSFTRNSKSIQPNSISSSSSQKLSNPQTTFFSDLIPFALTALITLTSPLPSYAIPSLKSSPLLPTTPFSQSKNLPTGLEDGKIRPCPSVNPGCISTNPKSSSFAFPWEIPQGSIDNAIQKLEEAILKTQKIAKIMVRKDMTDGHYLQAEIDSGFGRDVVEFLVKGDVVLYRCMATKVTYVYPFTTALGDSKGQEERLKKINEYLGWLSPDFDLGE, from the exons atgactTGCATTCATCTCCTTCTCTTTCCTCCTCTCACCCAAACCAAAATAGTGAAGCGGTTCTCATTCACAAGAAACTCCAAATCTATCCAACCAAATtcaatatcttcttcttcttcccagAAACTATCAAATCCTCAAACCACTTTCTTCTCCGATTTAATCCCATTTGCATTAACAGCTCTCATAACCCTAACTTCTCCATTACCCTCCTATGCAATTCCTTCTCTCAAATCCTCTCCTCTCTTACCCACCACTCCATTCTCACAGTCCAAGAACTTACCCACTGGTTTGGAAGATGG GAAAATCAGGCCCTGTCCTTCTGTTAATCCGGGTTGTATTTCCACGAATCCGAAATCTTCTTCCTTTGCATTTCCATGGGAAATTCCACAAGGTTCCATAGACAATGCTATTCAG AAATTGGAAGAAGCCATTTTGAAGACACAGAAAATTGCAAAGATTATGGTTAGGAAAGACATGACTGATG GTCACTATTTGCAAGCAGAGATTGATAGTGGATTTGGACGTGACGTTgtggaatttttggtgaaaGGAGACGTAGTTTTGTATCGTTGTATGGCCACAAAAGTTACATATGTTTACCCATTCACCACCGCTTTAGGGGATTCCAAGGGCCAAGAAGAAAGATTAAAGAAGATCAATGAGTATTTGGGTTGGTTATCACCCGATTTTGATCTCGGTGAGTAG
- the LOC124944825 gene encoding TITAN-like protein has translation MRLVLLASEQNAKQTRPEDRTPFPAAVNREIVNQGLNNLTKISIPLQQQDGQGNVHSGAPPPWFDHLNVGLKSESRSSGSLSKQGGKSKLNPNRVGAAWAEQRKIEMEMEKRGEIVSRDVDPNWLPNFGSVWQSGTRKKSRKEFESEEKKKSTNYKVGDSESEASIKIQPYVSKTMVSSNYELFE, from the exons ATGAGGCTTGTCTTG CTTGCTTCCGAACAAAACGCCAAACAGACCAGACCAGAAGACAGAACCCCCTTTCCCGCTG CGGTAAACAGAGAGATTGTAAATCAAG GCTTGAATAACCTAACTAAAATCTCCATCCCTCTACAACAACAAGATGGTCAAGGAAATGTGCACTCAGGAGCACCACCTCCTTGGTTTGATCATCTGAATGTTGGACTAAAATCTGAAAGTCGGTCAAGTGGTTCTCTTTCGAAGCAAGGAGGGAAAAGTAAATTGAACCCAAATCGAGTGGGAGCTGCTTGGGCAGAGCAACGAAAAATCGAGATGGAAATGGAGAAAAGGGGAGAGATTGTTTCCAGAGATGTGGATCCAAACTGGCTTCCAAATTTTGGAAGTGTTTGGCAATCAGGCACCCGGAAGAAATCTAGAAAAGAATTTGAGTctgaagagaagaaaaaatcaACTAATTATAAAGTTGGTGATTCTGAATCTGAAGCGTCGATTAAGATTCAGCCATATGTTAGTAAAACAATGGTAAGCTCAAATTATGAATTGTTTGAATGA
- the LOC124944826 gene encoding nuclear transcription factor Y subunit C-1-like, translating into MENNQQNQQLNQHHQQLNQQQQHQQQQHHQPPQTGMPPPPMPYPTHNPYHHILQHQKQQLQRFWNLQRQEIEQTTDFKTHKLPLARIKKIMKADEDVQMISAKAPILFSKACEMFILELTYRSWLHAEENKRRTLQKNDIAAAITRSDIFDFLVDIVPREENRDDGTHGIGGIMSAAGAGSSSGVPDYYPHMGQDQQLQTSVMMGRSSMPTMDPGMYAQPPSQAWQSVWQTGVDDGPYGDCGNMGPDLDDGHGHA; encoded by the exons ATGGAGAATAACCAGCAAAACCAGCAGCTCAACCAGCACCACCAGCAGCTCAACCAGCAACAGCAGCACCAGCAACAACAACACCACCAGCCACCGCAGACCGGAATGCCTCCTCCTCCGATGCCATATCCAACCCACAACCCTTACCACCACATTCTTCAGCATCAAAAACAACAACTTCAGCGTTTCTGGAACCTCCAGAGGCAAGAAATCGAACAAACTACCGACTTCAAAACCCACAAACTTCCCTTAGCCCGAATCAAGAAGATCATGAAAGCTGATGAAGATGTTCAAATGATATCGGCTAAAGCACCTATTCTGTTCTCCAAAGCATGTGAGATGTTCATCCTTGAACTAACTTATCGATCCTGGCTGCATGCAGAGGAAAACAAACGGCGTACTCTTCAGAAGAACGACATTGCTGCTGCGATTACTCGCTCTGACATCTTCGATTTCCTTGTTGACATTGTTCCACGTGAAGAGAACAGGGATGATGGTACTCATGGGATTGGAGGGATTATGAGCGCTGCTGGTGCTGGTAGCAGCAGCGGCGTTCCTGATTACTACCCTCATATGGGTCAAGACCAGCAGTTGCAAACTAGTGTTATGATGGGACGTTCTTCAATGCCCACAATG GATCCGGGGATGTATGCTCAGCCGCCGTCCCAGGCATGGCAGTCGGTTTGGCAGACAGGGGTCGATGATGGCCCGTATGGAGATTGTGGGAATATGGGACCGGATCTCGATGATGGACATGGACATGC TTGA
- the LOC124944828 gene encoding TITAN-like protein, producing MDEVIVRCATSIIIKTVVTNTFPVVISRFHKKLSNIRSYLKNPVPHGSENRVWCVFCNCDIEELPSFFAFGTAIHHLASASHLKNTKSFLWKHGGKMDKVDSLRILEADVVKVFPMILFIVLDILIFSSIFYIHDLQLFQCMLSCYDVHLDGEAVNREIVNQGLNNLTKISIPLQQQDGQGNVHSGAPPPWFDHLNVGLKSESRSSGSLSKQGGKSKLNPNRVGAAWAEQRKIEMEMEKKGEIVFRDVDPNWLPNFGSVWQSGTRKKSRKEFESEKKKKSTNYKVGDSESEASIKIQPYVGKRMKKDRDK from the exons ATGG ATGAAGTTATTGTGAGGTGTGCAACCTCAATCATAATCAAGACAGTCGTCACAAATACTTTCCCAGTCGTCATCTCTCGATTCCATAAGAAGCTCTCCAACATCCGCTCATACCTGAAGAATCCTGTCCCCCATGGTTCCGAGAATCGTGTTTGGTGCGTGTTCTGCAATTGCGATATTGAAGAACTCCCCAGCTTCTTTGCCTT TGGCACTGCAATTCATCATCTGGCGAGTGCGAGTCATCTGAAGAACACCAAGAGTTTTTTGTGGAAACATGGTGGTAAGATGGATAAGGTGGATTCATTGAGGATTTTGGAAGCAGACGTAGTAAAGGTATTCCCTATGATATTGTTTATTGTTCTTGATATccttatattttcttcaatattttatatccATGATCTACAACTCTTTCAGTGCATGTTATCTTGTTATGAT GTCCATCTAGACGGAGAAGCGGTAAACAGAGAGATTGTAAATCAAG GCTTGAATAACCTAACTAAAATCTCCATCCCTCTACAACAACAAGATGGTCAAGGAAATGTGCACTCAGGAGCACCACCTCCTTGGTTTGATCATCTGAATGTTGGACTAAAATCTGAAAGTCGGTCAAGTGGTTCTCTTTCGAAGCAAGGAGGGAAAAGTAAATTGAACCCAAATCGAGTGGGAGCTGCTTGGGCAGAGCAACGAAAAATCGAGATGGAAATGGAGAAAAAGGGAGAGATTGTTTTCAGAGATGTGGATCCAAACTGGCTTCCAAATTTTGGAAGTGTTTGGCAATCAGGCACCCGGAAGAAATCTAGAAAAGAATTTGAGtctgaaaagaagaaaaaatcaaCTAATTATAAAGTTGGTGATTCTGAATCTGAAGCGTCGATTAAGATTCAGCCATATGTTGGTAAAAGAATG AAAAAGGACAGAGACAAGTGA